A DNA window from Streptomyces sp. CA-278952 contains the following coding sequences:
- a CDS encoding aldehyde dehydrogenase (NADP(+)), translating to MNPTGNPSLPGEPPRNRPAPLNGPTPPTGPAPLTGDSPPTRNALPTENAPSTENPLPAGSPLATANPLLAGHSLLAGRAVPGTGNDAWHAVAAATGEPFGPPHRDASAEQVAEAARLAAADARAFRALPPERRAAFLDACAEEIEALGDALLELAARETGLPPARLTGERGRACGQLRLFADLVRSGAALGARIDSGPSGTDVRLRRVPLGPVAVFGASNFPLAFSVAGGDTASALAAGCPVVVKGHPAHPGTGEMVARAVTAAAARTGMPAGVFSLLVGRGHDVGLALVGDPRITAVGFTGSRTGGLALLAAGRSRPVPIPVHAEMSAVNPVIMLDGALAEPEAAADAYVASLTAGAGQFCTNPGLLLLPAGPAGDAFLSAAARAVKAAEGQVMLTPDIARAYTEGVRRWEDVPGVREVARGTAGAGAYAPAPVVLVCDTATYTAHTDLSGEVFGAAGLVVRWSGMDELLHLLEELEGQLTATLHATDADRTTALGLLPVLEERAGRVLWGGWPTGVEVCHAMVHGGPWPATSSPGTTSVGTLAVERWLRPVCYQSFPDALLPPELRDDNPLRVPRQTGATLTPGA from the coding sequence GTGAACCCGACCGGAAACCCATCCCTGCCCGGGGAGCCGCCCCGGAACAGGCCCGCCCCCCTCAACGGCCCCACTCCCCCGACCGGCCCGGCCCCCCTGACCGGCGACTCACCCCCGACAAGGAACGCACTCCCGACCGAGAACGCACCCTCGACCGAGAACCCACTCCCGGCCGGGAGCCCACTCGCGACCGCGAACCCACTCCTGGCCGGGCACTCGCTCCTGGCCGGTCGCGCGGTCCCCGGCACCGGGAACGACGCCTGGCACGCGGTCGCCGCCGCGACCGGCGAACCGTTCGGCCCCCCGCACCGGGACGCCTCGGCGGAGCAGGTCGCCGAGGCGGCCCGGCTCGCCGCGGCGGACGCCCGCGCCTTCCGCGCCCTGCCGCCCGAGCGGCGGGCGGCCTTCCTCGACGCCTGCGCGGAGGAGATCGAGGCCCTGGGCGACGCCCTGCTGGAACTCGCCGCCCGGGAGACCGGGCTCCCGCCGGCCCGGCTGACCGGTGAACGGGGACGCGCCTGCGGGCAGTTGCGCCTCTTCGCCGACCTCGTCAGGAGCGGGGCCGCCCTCGGCGCCCGGATCGACTCCGGCCCCTCGGGCACGGACGTACGGCTCCGGCGCGTGCCTCTCGGCCCGGTGGCCGTGTTCGGTGCGAGCAACTTCCCGCTGGCGTTCTCGGTCGCGGGCGGCGACACCGCGTCCGCGCTGGCCGCAGGCTGCCCCGTGGTGGTCAAGGGGCACCCGGCGCACCCGGGCACCGGAGAGATGGTGGCCCGAGCCGTCACGGCCGCCGCCGCGCGCACCGGCATGCCGGCCGGTGTGTTCTCCCTGCTGGTGGGCCGGGGTCACGACGTCGGGCTCGCCCTGGTCGGCGATCCGCGGATCACCGCGGTGGGGTTCACCGGCTCCCGGACCGGCGGGCTGGCGCTGCTCGCCGCCGGCCGCTCGCGCCCGGTGCCCATCCCGGTCCACGCCGAGATGTCCGCGGTCAATCCCGTGATCATGCTCGACGGAGCCCTCGCCGAGCCGGAAGCCGCGGCCGACGCGTACGTGGCCTCGCTGACGGCCGGCGCGGGGCAGTTCTGCACCAACCCCGGCCTCCTGCTGCTGCCTGCCGGACCGGCGGGCGACGCCTTCCTCTCCGCCGCCGCCCGGGCCGTGAAGGCCGCGGAGGGGCAGGTCATGCTCACCCCGGACATCGCCCGGGCGTACACCGAGGGCGTACGGCGGTGGGAGGACGTACCGGGCGTACGGGAGGTGGCACGGGGCACGGCGGGGGCCGGTGCATACGCGCCGGCCCCCGTCGTCCTGGTGTGCGACACGGCCACGTACACCGCGCACACGGACCTCTCCGGCGAGGTCTTCGGCGCGGCGGGGCTCGTCGTGCGCTGGTCGGGCATGGACGAACTCCTGCACCTGCTGGAGGAGTTGGAGGGCCAGCTGACGGCCACCCTGCACGCGACGGACGCCGACCGGACGACGGCCCTCGGGCTGCTGCCTGTGCTGGAGGAGCGGGCGGGCCGCGTTCTGTGGGGCGGCTGGCCCACCGGCGTCGAGGTCTGCCACGCGATGGTGCACGGGGGGCCGTGGCCGGCGACGAGCTCGCCCGGAACCACGAGCGTCGGCACCCTCGCCGTCGAACGCTGGCTGCGCCCGGTCTGCTACCAGTCCTTCCCCGACGCCCTCCTGCCCCCCGAACTCCGCGACGACAACCCCCTGCGGGTCCCCCGGCAGACCGGCGCGACGCTCACCCCGGGAGCCTGA
- a CDS encoding FAD-dependent monooxygenase produces the protein MTRVDMLVNGPAAARGRTVLISGAGIAGPALAYWLNRYGFAVTVVEKAGTVRDGGYPIDVRGTALDVVRRMGILPRLRDAHIDLRRLTFLDEDGSRVASVDPHAVTGGVAGRDLEVRRGALAGALHEAVRDDVEFLFDDSIDTLAQHRHGVDVTFRGGGSRTFDLVVAADGLHSHTRALLFGPEERFHRYLGHCFAGFTLRNTFGLVRETVMWNAPGRAAVLYAVGDDGDVHGFLTFARTQPPFDAFRDPGAQRDLVAEVFDGAGWEVPGMLAALRDADDLFFDVVSQIRMDRWSSGRVALVGDAAYAPSFLTGQGSSLALVGAYMLAGSLAAERDHAAGFAAYERDTRAFVTLNQDQVGKGEAALFPATARGLEQRNTMLRSLGSMPPPVEGRPAHEALVLPEFRLPG, from the coding sequence ATGACCCGCGTCGACATGTTGGTGAACGGTCCCGCCGCCGCCCGGGGCCGTACGGTCCTGATATCGGGGGCCGGCATCGCGGGGCCCGCCCTCGCGTACTGGCTGAACCGCTACGGATTCGCGGTCACGGTGGTCGAGAAGGCGGGCACGGTCCGCGACGGCGGCTATCCCATCGATGTGCGCGGCACCGCGCTCGACGTCGTCCGGCGGATGGGGATCCTGCCCCGGCTGCGGGACGCGCACATCGATCTGCGACGGCTGACCTTCCTCGACGAGGACGGCTCCCGGGTGGCCTCGGTCGACCCGCACGCCGTCACCGGCGGGGTCGCGGGAAGAGACCTGGAGGTGCGACGCGGGGCGCTGGCCGGGGCGCTCCACGAGGCCGTCCGCGACGACGTGGAGTTCCTGTTCGACGACTCCATCGACACTCTCGCCCAGCACCGCCACGGGGTCGACGTCACCTTCCGCGGGGGAGGCAGCCGTACGTTCGACCTGGTGGTGGCGGCGGACGGGCTGCACTCGCACACCCGCGCGCTCCTGTTCGGACCCGAGGAGCGGTTCCACCGCTATCTCGGTCACTGCTTCGCCGGGTTCACCCTGCGCAACACCTTCGGGCTCGTCCGCGAGACCGTGATGTGGAACGCCCCGGGGCGGGCCGCCGTGCTGTACGCCGTGGGCGACGACGGAGACGTGCACGGCTTCCTCACCTTCGCCCGCACCCAACCGCCGTTCGACGCGTTCCGTGACCCGGGGGCCCAACGGGACCTGGTAGCCGAGGTCTTCGACGGTGCGGGGTGGGAGGTCCCGGGCATGCTCGCCGCCCTGCGCGACGCGGACGACCTGTTCTTCGACGTGGTCAGCCAGATCCGCATGGACCGCTGGTCCAGCGGCAGGGTCGCGCTGGTGGGCGACGCCGCGTACGCGCCCTCCTTCCTCACCGGCCAGGGCTCCAGCCTCGCCCTGGTCGGCGCGTACATGCTCGCCGGATCGCTGGCGGCCGAACGGGATCACGCCGCGGGCTTCGCCGCCTACGAGCGCGACACCCGTGCGTTCGTGACCCTGAACCAGGATCAGGTCGGCAAGGGAGAGGCCGCCCTCTTCCCGGCCACCGCCCGGGGGCTGGAGCAGCGCAACACCATGCTGCGCTCTCTGGGCTCCATGCCGCCCCCGGTGGAGGGGCGGCCGGCCCACGAGGCCCTGGTGCTGCCGGAGTTCAGGCTCCCGGGGTGA
- a CDS encoding MFS transporter, with amino-acid sequence MTTTSAPPLRIGKAAVRSLGILALATGALESVVTPTLPLLRRELDMSHAEGALLSIVLLVTGALITPVAGKLGDRYGGKRVLVRLMVVVCAGGLVSALAPNLPVLLLGQILQGAMVGALPLSFILVREHLPEGESKVAIGVVSGLFVGGTMAGTLAAGPVAEGLSRHWMFALPTFAVIGATVLVHRLMPQDPPRRPDGAGIDWPGLVLLSGTLVTLMLVLALAPEIVARPLVLVALLVLLAAFATGWVAVERRAASPMVDLRMVGRPEVWKACVLTFMICVGTSVAAYLVPALFAVPADAYGFGASATQIGLFLLPGAVAASLAGPAGGFGARRFGSRAVVTVGVLVMAAGLFGLAAVHTEVWHLVVGKMLIALANGLCVTAMVTSTATSVDRGDTGIATGLVLVTRVIGFAVGVQISGAILTARTPAGSDLPAESAYVVGFVLAGAVTALSLLVVRTLSKGVKK; translated from the coding sequence ATGACCACGACTTCGGCTCCTCCGCTCCGTATCGGCAAGGCCGCCGTCCGCTCCCTCGGCATCCTGGCGCTGGCCACCGGCGCCCTGGAATCGGTGGTGACGCCGACGCTCCCGCTCCTGCGGCGTGAGCTGGACATGAGTCACGCCGAAGGGGCGCTGCTCAGCATCGTGCTCCTCGTCACCGGCGCGCTGATCACGCCGGTGGCCGGGAAGTTAGGCGACCGCTACGGCGGGAAACGGGTCCTCGTCCGGCTGATGGTGGTCGTCTGTGCCGGGGGTCTGGTGTCCGCCCTGGCGCCGAACCTGCCGGTGCTGCTGCTCGGCCAGATACTCCAGGGCGCGATGGTGGGCGCGCTGCCCCTGTCGTTCATCCTCGTGCGCGAACACCTCCCCGAGGGCGAGTCCAAGGTGGCCATCGGGGTGGTCAGCGGACTGTTCGTCGGGGGCACGATGGCGGGGACGCTGGCGGCCGGTCCCGTGGCCGAAGGGCTGTCCCGGCACTGGATGTTCGCGCTGCCCACGTTCGCGGTCATCGGGGCCACCGTGCTGGTGCACCGGCTGATGCCGCAGGATCCGCCGCGCCGGCCGGACGGCGCCGGGATCGACTGGCCCGGCCTGGTCCTCCTGAGCGGAACGCTCGTCACCCTCATGCTCGTTCTGGCGCTGGCGCCCGAGATCGTCGCGCGTCCCCTCGTGCTCGTCGCCCTCCTCGTGCTGCTGGCCGCCTTCGCGACCGGGTGGGTGGCCGTCGAACGGCGCGCGGCCTCGCCGATGGTCGATCTGCGCATGGTGGGGCGGCCCGAGGTGTGGAAAGCGTGCGTGCTGACGTTCATGATCTGCGTCGGTACGTCGGTGGCGGCCTATCTCGTCCCGGCGCTGTTCGCGGTACCCGCCGACGCGTACGGGTTCGGGGCGAGCGCGACGCAGATCGGCCTCTTCCTGCTGCCCGGGGCCGTGGCCGCGTCACTGGCCGGGCCGGCCGGCGGGTTCGGGGCGCGGCGCTTCGGTTCGCGTGCCGTGGTCACCGTAGGGGTTCTCGTCATGGCCGCCGGCCTGTTCGGCCTGGCGGCCGTCCACACCGAGGTCTGGCACCTCGTCGTCGGCAAGATGCTCATCGCGCTCGCCAACGGGCTCTGCGTCACGGCGATGGTGACCAGCACCGCCACCTCCGTCGACCGCGGTGACACCGGCATCGCCACCGGCCTGGTCCTGGTGACGCGCGTGATCGGCTTCGCCGTGGGGGTCCAGATCAGCGGCGCGATCCTCACTGCCAGGACCCCCGCCGGGTCGGACCTCCCGGCCGAATCGGCCTATGTCGTCGGCTTCGTCCTGGCCGGAGCCGTCACGGCGCTGTCCCTGCTCGTCGTCCGCACCCTGAGCAAAGGAGTCAAGAAATGA
- a CDS encoding TetR/AcrR family transcriptional regulator encodes MPITKTLREGSSQKRAAILSAARELFLADGFDRSSVDAVAARAEVSKRTVYDYFGDKRTLLRAVVDSVGQSLVTTVRRTLDDTLADLTEPAELEDGLVAFALRIATDMLGSAEYTTLQRLVRTESGQLPQQDYNPMADTPDEAIAERFAAFAEAGLLDAPDARLAADQFLALTFGVALDRLGSANAAQDPRVRPLVVEGVRTFLRAYRADRGAGSTGSTA; translated from the coding sequence ATGCCGATCACCAAGACCCTGCGCGAGGGGTCCTCGCAGAAACGGGCCGCCATCCTCTCGGCGGCCAGGGAACTGTTCCTCGCCGACGGCTTCGACCGCTCCAGCGTCGACGCGGTCGCCGCCCGGGCGGAGGTGTCCAAGCGGACGGTCTACGACTACTTCGGCGACAAGCGGACCCTGCTGCGGGCGGTCGTCGACTCGGTCGGCCAGTCGCTGGTCACCACGGTCCGGCGCACCCTCGACGACACCCTCGCGGACCTGACCGAGCCCGCCGAACTGGAGGACGGCCTGGTCGCGTTCGCGCTGCGCATCGCGACCGACATGCTCGGCTCGGCGGAGTACACGACACTGCAACGCCTGGTCCGGACGGAGTCCGGCCAGCTGCCGCAGCAGGACTACAACCCCATGGCGGACACTCCCGACGAGGCGATCGCCGAGCGGTTCGCGGCCTTCGCCGAGGCCGGGCTGCTCGACGCCCCCGACGCCCGGCTGGCGGCCGACCAGTTCCTCGCGCTGACCTTCGGCGTCGCACTGGACCGCCTCGGCTCCGCGAACGCCGCACAGGACCCCCGCGTACGCCCTCTCGTCGTCGAGGGAGTACGGACGTTCCTCCGCGCATACCGGGCCGATCGGGGCGCGGGCAGCACGGGCAGCACTGCCTGA
- a CDS encoding fatty acid desaturase family protein produces MTTDTKHHASDTAPTRERRAGSDFSRLSKQIKDAGLLRRRPFYYGVRMALVTAAYAVGWLAFVTVGDSWWTLLTAVFLAAVFGQVALVAHDVGHRQVFRRSRSSALIGRLAANMGIGMGYGWWQDKHSRHHANPNHEELDPDVAPDILVWSQAQAHKATGLPRMLGRIQAYLFFPLLTLEGFNLHVAGMRALADRSLKHRRIEGTLLVTHFALYLGALFLVLSPGKAVVFLVVHQCLFGVYLGAIFAPNHKGMPTLTGGDRPDFLRRQVLTSRNVRGNWCTDVVLGGLNYQIEHHLFPSMPSPNLRKAQLLVHRYCDELGVAYLQTSLIASYGQALRSLHRASSPLRQQSRLV; encoded by the coding sequence ATGACCACAGACACGAAACACCACGCGAGCGACACTGCCCCGACTCGGGAACGACGAGCGGGCAGTGACTTCTCGCGTCTCTCCAAACAGATCAAGGACGCGGGGCTGCTGCGGCGGCGCCCCTTCTACTACGGCGTGCGCATGGCGCTGGTGACCGCGGCCTACGCGGTCGGCTGGCTGGCCTTCGTGACGGTCGGCGACAGCTGGTGGACGCTGCTCACCGCTGTGTTCCTCGCTGCGGTCTTCGGGCAGGTCGCGCTCGTCGCGCACGACGTCGGTCATCGTCAGGTGTTCCGGCGTAGCCGTTCGAGCGCGCTGATCGGGCGGCTCGCCGCCAATATGGGGATCGGCATGGGGTACGGCTGGTGGCAGGACAAGCACTCCCGCCACCACGCGAACCCCAACCACGAAGAGCTCGACCCGGACGTGGCGCCCGACATTCTTGTCTGGAGTCAGGCACAGGCCCACAAGGCCACTGGTCTGCCCCGAATGCTTGGCAGGATACAGGCGTACCTGTTCTTCCCCCTGCTGACGCTGGAGGGCTTCAACCTGCACGTCGCGGGCATGCGAGCGCTGGCGGACCGTAGCCTCAAGCACCGCCGGATCGAGGGAACTCTTCTCGTCACTCACTTCGCCCTGTATCTCGGCGCACTGTTCCTCGTGTTGTCCCCGGGGAAGGCCGTGGTGTTCCTCGTCGTGCACCAGTGCCTCTTCGGGGTCTACCTGGGAGCCATCTTCGCCCCGAATCACAAGGGAATGCCGACGCTCACCGGCGGTGACCGGCCCGACTTCCTGCGCCGGCAGGTCCTCACTTCCCGCAACGTGCGCGGAAACTGGTGCACGGACGTGGTGCTGGGCGGACTGAACTACCAGATTGAGCACCACCTGTTCCCGAGCATGCCCTCGCCGAATCTGCGCAAGGCACAGCTACTCGTGCACCGTTACTGCGACGAGCTGGGCGTGGCCTACCTTCAGACCTCGCTCATCGCCTCCTACGGGCAAGCGCTCAGGAGCCTGCACCGGGCAAGCAGCCCGCTGCGGCAGCAGTCACGTCTCGTCTGA